One Cedecea neteri DNA segment encodes these proteins:
- the mdoG gene encoding glucans biosynthesis protein MdoG, translating to MMKVSWLGAAVMLSLYTTSVWAFTIDDVAKQAKTLAGKSYEAPKSNLPSQFREMKYADYQQIQFNHDKAYWNNIKTPFKLEFYHQGMYFDTPVTINEVTATAVHQIKYNPDYFNFGDVKHDKDTVKDLGFAGFKVLYPINSKDKNDEIVSMLGASYFRVIGAGQVYGLSARGLAIDTALPSGEEFPRFREYWIERPKPTDKTLTLYALLDSPRATGAYRFVITPGRDTVVNVQSKVYLRDKVGKLGVAPLTSMFLFGPNQPSPTTNFRPELHDSNGLSIHAGNGEWIWRPLNNPKHLAVSSYATENPVGFGLLQRGRQFSRFEDLDDRYDQRPSAWVAPVGDWGKGRVELVEIPTNDETNDNIVAYWTPDQLPDPGKEMNFKYTITFSRDEDKMHAPDNAYVLQTRRSTGDVKQSNLIRQPDGTIAFVVDFTGADMKKLPADTPVTAQTSIGDNGEIVDSQVRYNPVNKGWRLTLRVKLKDEKKTTDMRAALVNGEQTLSETWSYQLPANE from the coding sequence ATGATGAAAGTGTCCTGGCTTGGCGCTGCGGTAATGTTGTCCCTTTATACCACCTCGGTTTGGGCGTTCACTATCGACGATGTCGCAAAACAGGCGAAAACCTTAGCGGGCAAGAGCTACGAAGCACCGAAAAGCAACCTGCCTTCGCAATTCCGCGAGATGAAATACGCGGACTACCAGCAGATCCAGTTTAATCACGACAAAGCTTACTGGAACAACATCAAGACCCCATTCAAGCTCGAGTTCTACCATCAGGGTATGTACTTCGACACGCCGGTAACCATCAACGAAGTGACCGCCACCGCGGTGCATCAGATCAAATACAATCCGGACTATTTTAACTTCGGTGATGTAAAGCACGATAAAGACACCGTAAAAGATCTCGGTTTTGCCGGGTTCAAAGTGCTCTATCCGATCAACAGCAAAGATAAGAACGACGAAATTGTCAGCATGCTCGGAGCGAGTTACTTCCGCGTGATTGGCGCCGGCCAGGTGTATGGCCTGTCTGCCCGAGGTCTGGCGATTGACACCGCGTTACCGTCTGGCGAAGAGTTCCCTCGTTTCCGCGAATACTGGATTGAACGTCCGAAACCAACGGATAAAACGTTAACCCTGTATGCACTGCTTGATTCCCCACGAGCGACCGGGGCTTACCGTTTTGTTATCACCCCAGGTCGCGATACCGTGGTGAACGTACAGTCAAAAGTTTACCTGCGTGACAAAGTGGGCAAACTGGGCGTCGCGCCGCTGACAAGTATGTTCCTGTTTGGGCCAAATCAGCCTTCACCAACCACGAATTTCCGTCCGGAGCTGCATGACTCTAACGGCCTGTCTATTCATGCCGGTAACGGGGAATGGATTTGGCGTCCGCTGAACAACCCGAAACACCTGGCCGTCAGCTCTTACGCCACGGAAAACCCGGTTGGTTTTGGCCTGCTGCAGCGTGGCCGTCAGTTCTCTCGCTTTGAGGATTTAGACGATCGTTACGATCAGCGCCCTAGCGCGTGGGTTGCGCCGGTCGGTGATTGGGGCAAAGGCCGAGTAGAGCTGGTTGAAATCCCAACCAACGACGAAACGAACGACAACATCGTTGCTTACTGGACGCCGGACCAACTGCCGGATCCGGGCAAAGAGATGAACTTTAAGTACACCATCACCTTTAGCCGCGACGAAGACAAAATGCACGCGCCGGATAACGCGTATGTACTGCAAACTCGTCGTTCTACCGGGGATGTGAAGCAGTCTAACCTGATCCGCCAGCCGGACGGCACCATCGCGTTTGTGGTGGACTTTACCGGGGCAGACATGAAAAAGCTGCCAGCCGATACGCCTGTCACCGCACAGACCAGCATTGGCGATAACGGTGAGATCGTTGACAGCCAGGTGCGCTATAACCCGGTCAACAAAGGCTGGCGTTTAACGCTGCGCGTGAAGCTGAAAGACGAGAAGAAGACAACGGATATGCGTGCTGCGCTGGTTAACGGCGAGCAGACATTGAGTGAAACCTGGAGCTACCAGCTGCCTGCCAATGAATAA
- the mdoH gene encoding glucans biosynthesis glucosyltransferase MdoH, protein MNKSTEFSPDYIEALPLSAEQKAGLPASDLQAVHEALDAQHHHFERADDSPLASVKARLEASWPGSLGGEQLITDDEGRTQLQAMPKATRASMFPDPWRTNPIGRFWDRLLGRETKSKFASKEEEASEQKWRTVGTIRRYILLILTLAQTVVATWYMKTILPYQGWALINPADMGGQDLWVSVMQLLPYILQSGILILFAVLFCWVSAGFWTALMGFLQLLMGKDKYSISASTVGDEPINPEHRTALIMPICNEDVDRVFAGLRATWESVKATGQQAHFDVYILSDSYNPDICVAEQKAWMELIAEVQGEGQIFYRRRRRRVKRKSGNIDDFCRRWGNQYSYMVVLDADSVMSGDCLTNLVRLMEANPKAGIIQSSPKASGMDTLYARCQQFATRVYGPLFTAGLHFWQLGESHYWGHNAIIRVKPFIEHCALAPLPGEGNFAGSILSHDFVEAALMRRAGWGVWIAYDLPGSYEELPPNLLDELKRDRRWCQGNLMNFRLFLVKGMHPVHRAVFLTGVMSYLSAPLWFMFLALSTALQVVHALTEPQYFLQPRQLFPVWPQWRPELAIALFASTMVLLFLPKLLSIILIWCKGSKEYGGFLRVTCSLLLEVLFSVLLAPVRMLFHTVFVVSAFLGWEVVWNSPQRDDDSTPWGEAFMRHGSQLLLGLVWAVGMAWLDLRFLFWLAPIVFSLILSPFVSVLSSRASLGLRTKRWKLFLIPEEYSPPQVLVDTENYLELNRSRTLDDGFMHAVFNPSFNALSTAMATARHRKSLVLEIARDRHVEQALNETPDKLNRDRRLVLLSDPMTMSRLHYRVWANPERYSSWVESYKKLQLNPLALTAK, encoded by the coding sequence ATGAATAAGTCTACTGAATTCTCGCCCGACTACATTGAAGCACTCCCGCTTTCTGCTGAGCAGAAGGCGGGTCTGCCTGCCTCTGACCTTCAGGCGGTGCATGAGGCGCTTGATGCGCAGCATCACCATTTTGAACGTGCGGATGATTCTCCTTTGGCCTCGGTAAAAGCTCGCCTTGAGGCGAGCTGGCCGGGTTCCCTCGGCGGCGAACAGCTGATTACCGATGATGAAGGGCGCACTCAGCTTCAGGCCATGCCGAAAGCGACGCGTGCTTCTATGTTCCCGGACCCGTGGCGGACCAACCCGATTGGCCGCTTCTGGGATCGCCTGCTTGGGCGCGAAACAAAGTCTAAGTTCGCGTCTAAAGAAGAAGAGGCCTCTGAGCAGAAATGGCGTACCGTCGGCACCATCCGTCGCTACATTCTGCTGATCCTCACGCTGGCACAAACCGTGGTCGCGACCTGGTATATGAAGACGATTCTTCCGTATCAGGGTTGGGCGCTGATTAACCCGGCGGACATGGGGGGCCAGGATCTGTGGGTCTCTGTCATGCAACTGCTGCCGTACATTCTGCAAAGTGGCATCCTGATCCTGTTCGCTGTGCTGTTCTGCTGGGTCTCTGCCGGTTTCTGGACCGCGCTGATGGGCTTCCTGCAGTTGCTGATGGGCAAAGACAAATACAGCATTTCTGCGTCAACGGTGGGGGATGAGCCCATCAATCCTGAGCACCGCACCGCGCTTATCATGCCGATTTGTAATGAAGACGTCGATCGCGTGTTTGCGGGCCTACGTGCGACGTGGGAGTCCGTCAAAGCCACCGGGCAGCAGGCGCACTTCGATGTGTATATCCTGAGCGACAGCTACAACCCGGATATCTGCGTTGCGGAGCAAAAAGCCTGGATGGAGCTGATTGCGGAAGTGCAGGGCGAAGGGCAGATCTTCTACCGCCGCCGTCGTCGCCGCGTGAAGCGTAAAAGCGGTAACATCGATGACTTCTGCCGTCGTTGGGGTAACCAGTACAGCTACATGGTGGTGCTGGACGCCGACTCCGTAATGAGCGGTGATTGCCTGACTAACCTCGTGCGCCTGATGGAAGCGAACCCGAAGGCCGGTATTATTCAGTCTTCGCCAAAAGCCTCCGGCATGGACACGCTGTACGCGCGCTGCCAGCAGTTCGCCACCCGCGTTTATGGGCCGCTCTTTACTGCAGGCCTGCATTTCTGGCAGTTGGGGGAATCCCACTACTGGGGCCACAACGCCATTATTCGCGTGAAGCCGTTCATTGAACACTGTGCGCTGGCGCCGCTGCCGGGTGAAGGTAACTTTGCCGGGTCGATTCTTTCCCATGACTTCGTCGAAGCCGCGCTGATGCGCCGTGCCGGCTGGGGCGTGTGGATTGCTTACGATCTGCCTGGTTCATATGAAGAACTGCCGCCGAACCTGCTGGACGAGCTGAAACGCGACCGCCGCTGGTGCCAGGGCAACCTGATGAACTTCCGTCTGTTCCTGGTGAAAGGGATGCACCCGGTTCACCGTGCGGTGTTCCTGACCGGCGTCATGTCCTACCTGTCTGCCCCGCTGTGGTTTATGTTCCTGGCGCTGTCGACCGCGCTGCAGGTTGTCCACGCTCTGACTGAGCCGCAGTACTTCCTCCAGCCTAGACAGTTGTTCCCGGTCTGGCCGCAGTGGCGTCCTGAGTTGGCGATCGCGCTGTTTGCCTCGACCATGGTTCTGCTGTTCCTGCCTAAGCTGCTAAGCATCATTCTTATCTGGTGCAAAGGCTCTAAAGAGTATGGCGGCTTCCTGCGTGTGACCTGTTCACTGCTGCTTGAAGTGCTGTTCTCCGTGCTGCTGGCGCCGGTGCGTATGCTGTTCCACACCGTGTTTGTGGTCAGTGCGTTCCTGGGCTGGGAAGTGGTCTGGAACTCACCGCAGCGTGACGATGACTCTACGCCGTGGGGGGAAGCCTTTATGCGCCATGGCTCTCAGCTGCTGTTGGGCCTGGTCTGGGCAGTAGGCATGGCCTGGCTGGATCTGCGCTTCCTGTTCTGGCTGGCACCGATTGTCTTCTCGCTGATCCTGTCGCCGTTCGTTTCCGTGCTTTCAAGCCGGGCGAGCCTCGGCCTGCGCACCAAGCGCTGGAAGCTGTTCCTGATCCCGGAAGAGTATTCTCCGCCGCAGGTGCTGGTGGACACCGAGAACTATCTGGAGCTGAATCGCAGCCGCACGCTGGACGATGGCTTTATGCACGCGGTATTTAACCCGTCGTTTAACGCCTTGAGCACGGCGATGGCCACGGCTCGTCACCGTAAGAGCCTGGTGCTGGAGATTGCCCGTGACCGCCACGTTGAGCAGGCGCTGAACGAAACGCCGGACAAACTCAATCGTGACCGCCGCCTGGTGTTGCTGAGCGACCCAATGACCATGTCGCGCCTGCATTACCGCGTCTGGGCGAACCCGGAGCGTTATTCCTCCTGGGTGGAGAGTTACAAAAAGCTGCAGCTCAACCCGCTGGCGCTGACGGCAAAATAA
- a CDS encoding YceK/YidQ family lipoprotein gives MMAFLLSGCGSIISRTVPGQGHGNQYYPGVRWDVREGAWRYITVLDLPFSLIFDTLLLPIDASHGPYE, from the coding sequence ATGATGGCCTTTCTGCTGAGCGGCTGCGGCAGCATTATCAGCCGGACGGTACCGGGGCAGGGGCACGGAAACCAGTATTACCCCGGCGTGCGCTGGGATGTACGCGAGGGCGCATGGCGCTATATTACCGTGCTCGACCTGCCGTTTTCGCTAATCTTTGACACTTTACTCTTGCCGATTGATGCCAGCCACGGGCCTTATGAATAA
- a CDS encoding MysB family protein — MSMYATLEEAIDAAREQYLADNPSVDEESASVEQFNFQKYVLQDGDIMWQAEFFTDDGEEGECLPMLSGEAAQSVFDGDFDEIELRQEWLEENTLHEWDEGEFQLEPPLDTEEGRTAADEWDER; from the coding sequence ATGAGCATGTATGCAACCCTGGAAGAAGCCATTGATGCCGCGCGGGAGCAGTATCTTGCCGATAACCCGAGCGTGGATGAAGAGAGCGCCAGCGTCGAGCAGTTCAATTTTCAGAAGTACGTTTTGCAGGATGGTGACATCATGTGGCAGGCGGAGTTCTTTACCGACGACGGCGAGGAAGGTGAATGCCTGCCTATGCTCAGCGGTGAAGCGGCGCAAAGCGTGTTTGACGGTGATTTCGATGAGATTGAGCTGCGCCAGGAGTGGCTGGAAGAGAATACGCTGCACGAATGGGACGAAGGTGAATTTCAGCTCGAGCCGCCGCTGGACACCGAAGAAGGTCGCACGGCGGCAGACGAGTGGGATGAGCGCTAG